From Vigna radiata var. radiata cultivar VC1973A unplaced genomic scaffold, Vradiata_ver6 scaffold_208, whole genome shotgun sequence, the proteins below share one genomic window:
- the LOC111240962 gene encoding uncharacterized protein LOC111240962 isoform X1 translates to MYVLRFLSTVWCFSVASQVHVQAIGGLPDFCKDTPENIGKMVDILVQILGSEEFVERDAVHKALISSLRQDVKGTVIYLYLVRKQICSLVTRKHHFPEQQI, encoded by the exons ATGTATGTGCTGAGGTTTCTTTCCACTGTTTGGTGTTTTTCTGTTGCTTCACAGGTTCATGTACAAGCAATTGGAGGTCTGCCTGATTTCTGTAAGGATACACCTGAGAATATAGGGAAGATGGTTGATATACTTGTGCAAATTCTTGGCTCTG AAGAATTTGTGGAGCGTGATGCTGTGCATAAGGCTCTGATCTCATCGTTGAGGCAGGATGTCAAAGGTACCGTGATATATCTTTACCTTGTTAGGAAACAAATTTGCAGCCTTGTAACTAGAAAACACCACTTTCCAGAGCAGCAAATATAG
- the LOC111240962 gene encoding apoptosis inhibitor 5 homolog isoform X2: MYVLRFLSTVWCFSVASQVHVQAIGGLPDFCKDTPENIGKMVDILVQILGSEEFVERDAVHKALISSLRQDVKG, encoded by the exons ATGTATGTGCTGAGGTTTCTTTCCACTGTTTGGTGTTTTTCTGTTGCTTCACAGGTTCATGTACAAGCAATTGGAGGTCTGCCTGATTTCTGTAAGGATACACCTGAGAATATAGGGAAGATGGTTGATATACTTGTGCAAATTCTTGGCTCTG AAGAATTTGTGGAGCGTGATGCTGTGCATAAGGCTCTGATCTCATCGTTGAGGCAGGATGTCAAAG GTTGA